One Desulfobulbus oligotrophicus DNA segment encodes these proteins:
- a CDS encoding putative bifunctional diguanylate cyclase/phosphodiesterase: MSSILIDFRRASVLLLLPLLLLLGIGEYLAGDQLKLRIEDEARLGAEAVRQIVKTAVETSAAEMLRTTANQNLTLIGSLHQKQRDGLLSLSTAQSIALEALSSQTLGQQGFLFVFNSSGEVQGHLEKALTNTLVNPTLIDRLQQLKPYETGVHAGYLLQDSRQRQSLTVYKVVFKPWDWNLALVCVSSELQKMVPLSTVAATLGTKQFAGRLHLPVTFTGKPANSDPGSHELLATALRQNKHDIISWPLVQSDQTIVHSTFVFREIPGLQLFAGVYSTNTSMYQPVATFHRHAALFLALLLLSTVTTLYAFFRKRSESLTQVAQTLTSPSLDITELPQDVPGEMTVVATVFSRLRSENRQLQGFVDALRSETEKLHQQIESERSDQDRIIRQLQTETATRTSAEKYLFLFKGIFDNAIEGIYVTDLRGRILTVNHSFARLTGYQPAEVIGKHPNLLNFSREDRKPKQEIWENLASKGSWTGEVWNQNKNGTVCPHWLSISAIKNDQQEVSHYFAFFHDISELKKKEKQISRMAYSDTLTGLPNRAALEFRIAKAIARAEREQSALAVFFIDLDNFKNINDSLGHDQGDQVLIEVANRLSRTIRNEDTLSRLGGDEFILLGENIDNENTVYLLVNRIFAVLERPIELQATTLYVNASIGVALFPNDGQTTQELIKNADMAMYKAKSEGKNKFVMFTQEMNDKLLNRIRIEHSIRIGLERREFSVFYQPKINLKNEQPTSFEALIRWKRNGQTLGPEKFIPIAEEAGLIDDMSLYVLDEVCLFLCRLQENAISTLPISINMSPRTFNNPDIVTTIDNILAIHAVDHRLIEFEITETTAMKDVRHTLSTMQDFRQRGIRFSIDDFGTGYSSLSYLSEMPVSTLKIDKRFIAADNANSRSIVSIITAMSKQMQLKVVAEGVETRDQLQWLRDLDCDEVQGFYFCRPMPDLATESYLQTGSGSSPAEGRSAQVTVH, encoded by the coding sequence ATGTCAAGCATCCTCATAGATTTCCGTCGAGCCAGCGTGTTGCTCCTCCTGCCTCTTCTTTTATTGCTGGGCATCGGTGAATATCTTGCAGGTGATCAGCTCAAACTCCGGATTGAAGATGAAGCCCGTCTCGGTGCCGAAGCCGTCCGGCAGATCGTGAAAACCGCGGTCGAGACCTCAGCTGCAGAGATGCTGCGTACCACCGCGAACCAGAATCTGACCTTAATCGGCTCCCTCCACCAAAAACAACGAGATGGCCTGCTGTCATTATCCACAGCGCAATCGATCGCGCTTGAAGCCCTGTCAAGCCAGACGTTGGGGCAACAGGGCTTTCTTTTTGTCTTCAACAGTTCCGGTGAGGTCCAGGGACATCTGGAAAAGGCACTCACCAATACCCTGGTCAACCCGACGCTCATAGACCGGCTGCAACAGCTCAAGCCATATGAAACAGGAGTGCATGCAGGGTACCTGCTGCAGGATTCTCGTCAACGACAATCTCTGACCGTGTACAAGGTCGTCTTCAAGCCGTGGGATTGGAACCTTGCCCTTGTCTGCGTCAGCAGCGAACTCCAGAAGATGGTCCCCCTGTCAACCGTCGCCGCCACACTGGGGACCAAACAGTTTGCAGGCCGGCTGCATCTCCCGGTTACGTTCACCGGAAAACCGGCAAACAGTGATCCCGGCAGTCACGAATTGCTGGCAACAGCTCTCCGACAAAACAAGCATGACATCATAAGCTGGCCGCTTGTGCAATCGGACCAGACCATTGTGCATTCAACCTTCGTTTTTCGAGAAATTCCCGGTCTGCAACTCTTTGCCGGTGTGTACAGTACCAACACCTCAATGTATCAGCCGGTTGCCACATTCCACCGCCATGCCGCACTCTTTCTGGCACTCCTGCTGCTGAGCACTGTAACGACACTCTATGCATTCTTCCGGAAACGGAGTGAATCTCTGACTCAAGTCGCTCAGACACTGACATCTCCCTCACTCGATATCACCGAACTGCCACAGGATGTTCCCGGTGAAATGACCGTTGTCGCCACGGTCTTCAGCCGTCTGCGTTCGGAGAATCGCCAGCTCCAGGGATTTGTCGATGCCCTTCGTTCCGAAACTGAGAAACTTCATCAGCAGATTGAATCGGAACGATCGGATCAAGACAGAATCATACGGCAACTGCAGACAGAAACCGCCACCCGAACCAGTGCCGAAAAGTATCTTTTTCTCTTTAAAGGTATCTTTGATAATGCCATTGAAGGTATCTATGTCACTGATCTCCGGGGCCGTATCCTCACCGTCAACCATTCCTTTGCCCGACTGACAGGCTATCAGCCGGCAGAGGTCATCGGCAAGCATCCCAACCTTCTCAACTTCAGCCGGGAAGATCGCAAACCAAAACAAGAGATCTGGGAAAATCTTGCGAGCAAAGGGTCATGGACGGGTGAGGTCTGGAACCAGAACAAGAACGGCACTGTTTGTCCTCACTGGCTATCAATAAGCGCCATTAAAAATGACCAGCAGGAAGTCTCTCATTACTTTGCCTTTTTCCATGATATCAGCGAACTTAAGAAAAAAGAAAAACAGATTTCGCGCATGGCGTACAGTGATACCCTGACCGGACTGCCTAATCGGGCGGCTCTTGAATTCCGCATCGCCAAGGCCATAGCCCGGGCAGAACGGGAGCAAAGCGCACTGGCTGTCTTTTTTATTGATCTTGATAACTTCAAAAACATCAATGACTCTCTGGGGCATGATCAGGGCGATCAGGTGTTGATTGAGGTGGCCAATCGTCTGTCCCGGACCATCAGGAACGAAGACACGCTGTCACGCTTAGGCGGCGACGAATTTATTCTCCTTGGGGAAAACATTGACAATGAAAATACCGTCTACCTCCTGGTCAACAGAATTTTCGCTGTCCTGGAACGCCCGATCGAACTGCAGGCAACCACCCTTTATGTAAATGCCAGCATCGGTGTGGCGCTCTTTCCCAATGACGGTCAAACGACCCAGGAACTCATTAAAAATGCCGACATGGCCATGTATAAAGCAAAAAGTGAAGGCAAAAATAAATTTGTTATGTTTACGCAGGAGATGAACGACAAACTTCTCAACCGGATCAGGATTGAGCACTCGATCCGGATTGGTTTGGAGCGTCGTGAATTTTCAGTTTTCTATCAGCCGAAAATCAACCTCAAAAATGAACAGCCAACGTCATTTGAGGCCCTTATTCGCTGGAAGCGAAACGGTCAAACCCTTGGCCCTGAAAAGTTCATCCCCATTGCTGAAGAAGCCGGGTTAATTGACGACATGAGCCTGTACGTGCTGGACGAGGTCTGTCTCTTTCTGTGTCGTCTTCAGGAAAACGCTATCAGCACCCTGCCGATAAGCATCAACATGTCGCCCAGGACATTCAACAATCCTGATATCGTAACAACCATCGATAATATTTTAGCTATTCATGCCGTTGATCATCGTCTTATTGAGTTCGAAATCACCGAAACCACCGCCATGAAGGATGTGCGCCATACCCTGTCCACCATGCAGGATTTCAGACAGCGGGGTATCCGTTTTTCCATAGATGACTTTGGAACCGGCTACTCTTCACTCAGCTATCTCAGTGAGATGCCGGTCTCAACTCTGAAAATCGATAAGCGCTTCATTGCTGCCGACAATGCCAACAGCCGCTCCATTGTTTCCATCATCACCGCCATGTCCAAACAGATGCAGCTGAAGGTGGTGGCGGAAGGCGTTGAGACCAGAGACCAGCTTCAATGGCTGCGGGACCTTGACTGCGATGAGGTCCAGGGGTTTTACTTCTGCCGACCGATGCCGGATCTGGCCACTGAGAGTTATCTTCAGACCGGCTCCGGCTCTTCTCCGGCAGAGGGACGGTCCGCTCAGGTGACTGTTCACTGA
- a CDS encoding YgaP family membrane protein codes for MVINDWIHVTAGSVILFSLALGVDIPANPLFISRYWLLLTALVGANLLQFGFSKFCPLGVILKKIGVPEQ; via the coding sequence ATGGTCATAAACGATTGGATTCATGTCACTGCTGGTTCAGTTATACTCTTCTCTCTGGCTCTTGGCGTTGATATCCCTGCCAACCCCCTGTTTATCAGTCGTTACTGGTTACTGCTCACAGCTCTGGTCGGTGCCAACCTGCTCCAATTCGGTTTCAGTAAATTTTGCCCGCTGGGGGTCATATTGAAAAAAATCGGCGTTCCGGAACAGTAA
- a CDS encoding HAD family hydrolase, which yields MQRTNILFDLDGTLTDPKPGITRCIQYALAELGHEPPENDSLQWCIGPPLVDSFKRLLNSTDRQLLERAVQLYRQRFSLVGLFENRVYPGIPEKLASLQAQGYSLFLATSKPFIFAEQILAHFNLSQFFKMIYGSELNGNLTHKPLLVRHILASEDLAPEQTMIIGDRKYDIIGGKCNGLTTGAVTYGYGTMEELTAENPDMIFNTPEQILCRPSGGTSADTAANR from the coding sequence ATGCAGAGAACCAATATCCTTTTCGATCTTGACGGTACCCTCACCGATCCCAAGCCGGGCATCACCCGTTGCATTCAATATGCGTTAGCAGAACTCGGGCACGAACCACCGGAAAACGACAGCCTGCAATGGTGTATCGGACCGCCCCTGGTTGATTCCTTCAAACGACTGCTGAACTCCACAGACAGACAGCTCCTGGAACGAGCGGTACAGTTGTACCGGCAACGATTCAGCCTTGTTGGTCTTTTTGAAAACCGGGTGTATCCGGGAATACCGGAAAAACTGGCCTCACTCCAGGCACAGGGATACAGTTTGTTTCTGGCCACCAGCAAACCGTTCATCTTTGCTGAACAGATCCTTGCGCACTTCAATCTTTCACAGTTTTTTAAAATGATCTATGGCAGTGAATTAAATGGCAACCTCACCCACAAGCCTCTGCTGGTGCGACATATTCTTGCAAGCGAAGATCTTGCTCCTGAGCAGACCATGATCATCGGCGACCGCAAGTACGACATTATCGGCGGCAAATGCAATGGCCTGACCACCGGTGCGGTGACCTACGGTTACGGCACCATGGAAGAATTGACCGCCGAGAATCCAGACATGATTTTCAACACACCGGAGCAGATCCTGTGCCGCCCATCCGGTGGAACAAGCGCAGATACAGCGGCTAATCGGTGA
- the acs gene encoding acetate--CoA ligase, translating to MSGMEDKITSLLAEGKVYPPPEQGRDQAWVKSMDEYKEAYAHSMNDPEGYWAQRAEELVTWDKKWDRVLECDLSIPEVKWFVGGKLNLSVNCLDRHLINDRRNKAAIIWQGEPEDDVRVYTYQMLHDEVCRFANVLKKKGVKRGDRVAIYLPMVPEMAIALLACTRLGAVHSVVFAGFSAAALQSRIEDCHAKVLITADGVLRGGKAIPLKASADEALLSCPSVECCVVVRRAAIDVEMKEGRDCWWHREMSAKDISSFCEPESMDAEDMLFILYTSGSTGKPKGVVHTTGGYLTYALHTAKWVFDLKDNDIHWCTADLGWITGHSYILYGPLGLGATTLMFEGVPSYPSPDRFWKIVEKFKVSIFYTAPTAIRALMREGVEHTRKWDLSSLRLLGSVGEPINPEAWMWYYLHIGKEKLPIVDTWWQTETGGIMIAPLPYVTPLKPGAATLPLPGVDAAIFTEEGKEASPNEGGHLVIRKPWPGMLRGVFGSPERYKKAYFDRYPNIYDPEDGARRDEDGYFWMMGRLDDVINVSGHRLGTAEIESALVAHEAVAEAAAVGMPHPVKGQAVFAFVTLMSWAEESDELLAELRQHVRKEIGPIATPDVILWAPSLPKTRSGKIMRRILRKIAASDFADFGDTSTLADPSVVDELVDTRKKLG from the coding sequence ATGAGCGGTATGGAAGACAAAATTACCAGTTTGTTGGCTGAAGGCAAAGTATACCCACCACCGGAACAGGGGCGTGATCAGGCCTGGGTCAAGTCCATGGACGAGTATAAGGAGGCGTATGCCCATTCGATGAATGACCCTGAGGGGTATTGGGCGCAGCGTGCTGAAGAGCTGGTCACCTGGGATAAGAAGTGGGACAGGGTTCTGGAGTGCGATCTGAGCATACCTGAGGTGAAGTGGTTTGTCGGCGGAAAGCTCAACCTTTCGGTGAACTGCCTTGATCGCCATCTGATCAACGACCGGCGGAACAAGGCCGCAATTATCTGGCAAGGTGAACCGGAAGATGATGTACGTGTGTACACCTACCAGATGCTTCATGACGAGGTCTGTCGATTTGCCAACGTGCTGAAGAAAAAAGGCGTAAAGAGAGGAGACCGTGTGGCTATCTATTTGCCCATGGTGCCGGAGATGGCTATCGCTCTTTTGGCATGCACACGGCTTGGCGCTGTTCATTCGGTTGTTTTTGCAGGTTTTTCCGCTGCTGCTTTGCAAAGTCGGATCGAGGATTGTCATGCCAAGGTCTTGATCACTGCCGATGGCGTGTTGCGCGGCGGTAAGGCAATTCCGCTCAAGGCCAGTGCTGATGAGGCGCTGTTAAGCTGTCCGAGTGTTGAATGTTGTGTGGTCGTGCGGAGAGCCGCCATTGATGTTGAGATGAAAGAGGGGCGGGATTGCTGGTGGCACCGGGAGATGAGCGCAAAGGATATCAGTTCTTTCTGTGAGCCGGAATCCATGGATGCCGAGGACATGCTTTTTATTTTGTACACCTCGGGTTCCACCGGCAAACCAAAGGGCGTTGTCCACACCACCGGTGGATATCTGACCTATGCTCTGCACACTGCCAAGTGGGTGTTTGATCTGAAGGATAACGACATCCACTGGTGCACTGCTGATCTCGGCTGGATTACCGGGCATAGCTATATCCTTTACGGCCCTCTGGGGCTGGGGGCGACAACGCTTATGTTCGAGGGCGTGCCGAGCTATCCGAGTCCTGACCGGTTTTGGAAGATTGTTGAAAAATTCAAGGTCAGTATTTTTTATACTGCTCCGACTGCGATCCGGGCTCTGATGAGGGAAGGCGTTGAACATACCCGAAAGTGGGATCTGAGCAGTTTACGGCTTCTGGGAAGTGTCGGGGAGCCGATTAACCCCGAGGCCTGGATGTGGTATTACCTTCATATTGGCAAGGAAAAGCTGCCGATTGTTGACACATGGTGGCAGACGGAAACCGGCGGCATAATGATCGCTCCTCTGCCGTATGTGACTCCACTTAAACCGGGTGCGGCGACCTTGCCGTTGCCGGGAGTTGATGCTGCCATCTTTACCGAAGAGGGGAAAGAGGCAAGTCCCAATGAAGGCGGGCATCTGGTCATTCGCAAACCCTGGCCCGGCATGTTACGGGGTGTGTTTGGCAGCCCGGAACGCTACAAGAAGGCCTATTTTGACCGTTATCCAAATATTTACGATCCTGAGGATGGGGCCCGAAGGGATGAGGACGGCTACTTTTGGATGATGGGGCGGCTGGATGATGTTATCAATGTTTCCGGTCATCGTCTGGGGACCGCAGAAATCGAATCAGCCCTGGTGGCTCACGAAGCAGTGGCTGAAGCTGCAGCTGTCGGTATGCCTCACCCGGTCAAGGGTCAGGCTGTCTTTGCCTTTGTTACCCTGATGTCGTGGGCTGAAGAAAGTGACGAGCTGTTGGCGGAGTTGCGGCAGCATGTGCGCAAGGAGATAGGCCCTATTGCCACCCCGGATGTGATCCTGTGGGCGCCAAGCCTGCCGAAAACGCGATCAGGAAAGATTATGCGACGAATTTTGCGTAAGATTGCGGCAAGTGATTTTGCGGATTTCGGTGATACGTCCACTCTTGCCGACCCGTCAGTGGTCGATGAGCTGGTTGATACCAGGAAAAAGCTGGGTTAG
- a CDS encoding MFS transporter: MKGKEGSEEKQSVSPYHLVNIRLFILFRVLFNARFYYPVFTILFLDYGLTLEQFAVLNTVWAFTIVLSEVPSGALADLLGRRFLLVVTAWLMIFEMAVIAFVPAANPDLVFWAFLINRVLSGLAEAMASGADEALAYDTLVVHGLAGQWPRVLEVQMRAQNFGYIIAMTLGAVVYDPSVVNRVLQWCSVNVSVSQQMSMRYPLYLTLILAVFALFVTLRMRDPSPPAGHRTRDPQKATIWQLLRLVLRTGAWIIRTPMAFTIIFFAMTIDHTLRMGVTLTSKYYRLIGLPEASFGLLGSLVAVVGLFVPRLARIMVERLSFGLNVFLLGAGSVIALLFLSLFVPYWGILPVIAIFVGLMLTSYFTSHYLNELTDSQQRATVLSFKGLALNVAYGIIGLAFAALMQHYRVVQTGLHPSQAVDFIEDQAFVATVGCFPWYLAGALILTSLCCLPRVWRRRSTGRKQ, translated from the coding sequence GTGAAGGGAAAAGAGGGGTCTGAAGAAAAACAGTCAGTATCCCCATATCATTTGGTCAATATCCGTCTCTTTATTCTTTTTCGGGTGCTGTTCAATGCCCGCTTTTACTACCCTGTTTTCACAATACTTTTTCTTGATTATGGTTTGACTCTGGAGCAGTTTGCCGTACTCAACACGGTCTGGGCCTTTACCATTGTCTTGAGTGAAGTTCCATCAGGAGCGCTGGCTGATCTGCTGGGGCGCAGGTTTCTTCTGGTGGTTACCGCCTGGCTGATGATTTTTGAGATGGCAGTGATTGCCTTTGTGCCGGCAGCAAATCCTGATCTGGTCTTCTGGGCCTTTTTGATTAACCGGGTTCTGAGTGGATTGGCAGAGGCCATGGCCAGCGGGGCGGACGAAGCCCTGGCGTATGACACTTTGGTTGTACATGGTTTGGCTGGTCAATGGCCACGGGTGCTGGAAGTACAGATGCGAGCGCAGAATTTTGGGTATATCATTGCCATGACTCTGGGTGCTGTGGTGTATGATCCCAGTGTGGTGAACCGGGTTCTGCAGTGGTGCTCCGTGAACGTCAGCGTCAGTCAACAGATGAGCATGCGGTACCCGCTCTATCTGACGCTGATACTCGCTGTTTTTGCCCTGTTTGTTACCTTACGCATGCGAGATCCGTCTCCGCCTGCAGGTCACAGGACCCGTGATCCTCAAAAGGCGACCATCTGGCAGCTGCTGCGACTGGTTCTTCGTACCGGTGCCTGGATTATTCGTACTCCCATGGCCTTTACCATTATCTTTTTTGCCATGACCATTGATCATACCCTGCGAATGGGAGTCACTCTGACCAGTAAATATTATCGACTGATCGGGTTGCCGGAGGCGAGTTTCGGGCTTCTGGGTTCGCTGGTTGCAGTGGTGGGACTCTTTGTCCCCAGGTTGGCGCGTATCATGGTGGAACGTCTGTCGTTCGGGCTCAATGTCTTTCTTTTGGGAGCCGGCAGTGTGATTGCACTGTTGTTTTTAAGTTTGTTCGTGCCATATTGGGGGATATTGCCGGTTATCGCGATATTTGTCGGGCTGATGCTGACAAGTTATTTTACCAGCCATTATCTCAACGAGCTCACCGATTCTCAACAGCGGGCCACTGTACTGAGTTTTAAAGGGCTGGCTTTGAATGTGGCATACGGCATAATCGGTCTTGCGTTTGCGGCACTCATGCAGCACTATCGTGTTGTGCAGACCGGACTTCACCCCTCTCAAGCAGTGGATTTTATTGAGGACCAGGCGTTTGTAGCGACGGTCGGTTGTTTTCCGTGGTATCTGGCCGGAGCACTGATTCTTACCTCCTTATGTTGTCTGCCCCGTGTTTGGCGAAGACGCTCAACAGGTCGGAAGCAGTAG
- a CDS encoding heavy metal translocating P-type ATPase codes for MSISDPSAVPSTSPVFCLSVEGMTCEHCQTRVEQAALGVDGVVEAGVDLAAGTLSVRGGDPQAVIHALAEAGYPAKENKTCLPTPPPLPVHQKAAAAEVAVPVRPYLLRIDEMHCASCVGRVEQAILAVPGVQAAAVNLIEKSAAVEGGDPAQVIEVLDQAGYPAALVKEPQLSREDGYEIDILGMHCASCVSRVEQALLKVPGVTDVSVNLIEKKALIRGGQPSQAVQAVVDQGYGASLRVRSTNDSFVIRVHTQPEPGNLEQIREILLAQDPNADMTVEDQLLKITTSQHPADILLRIADIGLEVSLEETFVDPSLQQAEETRQEIRLAWRRAILAGVVGTAVMVGHMSGLFPHPEDGQLFWAGAALLCLLTMMYSGRNYFIGAWKQAKHGAANMDTLVALGTGAAWVSSLVVIVDPEFIPGAGDNLFLDASVMILAFLQLGRALETRAKRTTSEAIGALVGLRARTALVVRTAGQVEIPVSLLRIGDRLRVKPGEKVPIDGEIIDGRTTIDESMLTGEPLAVSRAVGDTVTGGTINRSGSFILEVTRLGEDTTLARIIRMVKTAQMSKPPIGRLVDRIAGIFVPIVITISLITLLAWLGLASDLPLAHGITAAIAVLVIACPCALGLATPIAIMVGTSRAAQSNVLIRNSDALQTAAALTHVVVDKTGTLTEGRPAVTSVYPGAGYTEREVLLWAASLEVGSEHPLAEAVLTAQSEQGGALAQVDAFKAVTGRGVSAEHNDVTYLLGSYKFLKEEGVVLPADLLDRARHEADQGGTPIWLGKGVEVMGLLILKDPLRQDSAASIKRLQSMGIEVVMCSGDNRATAEAVAKEVGISQVHSEILPEEKLQVIRTLQEQGGKVGMVGDGVNDAPALAQADTGFAIGSGTDVAIENADITLAGDSLLLVADAITISEATLRNIKQNLFGAFIYNVIGIPLAAGVFYPFTGWLLDPMFASAAMALSSVTVVTNANRLRFFQPRGEAGVTS; via the coding sequence ATGAGCATATCAGATCCTTCTGCGGTTCCTTCCACCTCTCCTGTCTTCTGTTTGTCGGTTGAGGGTATGACCTGTGAACACTGTCAAACAAGGGTCGAGCAGGCTGCACTTGGAGTGGACGGAGTGGTGGAGGCCGGGGTCGATCTTGCCGCCGGCACACTCAGTGTCCGCGGCGGTGACCCGCAGGCGGTTATCCATGCCTTAGCTGAGGCCGGCTATCCGGCAAAAGAAAACAAAACATGTCTGCCGACTCCACCTCCGTTGCCTGTGCACCAGAAAGCTGCAGCAGCAGAGGTTGCCGTGCCGGTCCGCCCCTATTTGCTCCGGATTGATGAGATGCACTGCGCCAGCTGCGTGGGCCGGGTTGAGCAGGCCATTCTGGCTGTGCCCGGAGTTCAGGCCGCAGCGGTTAACCTGATCGAGAAAAGTGCGGCTGTCGAAGGTGGTGATCCTGCACAGGTAATAGAGGTGCTGGATCAGGCAGGGTATCCTGCTGCACTTGTCAAAGAGCCGCAACTCAGCCGGGAAGACGGCTATGAGATAGATATTCTCGGGATGCATTGCGCCAGCTGTGTAAGCCGGGTTGAGCAGGCTTTGCTGAAGGTCCCCGGGGTAACTGATGTTTCGGTCAACCTTATTGAGAAAAAAGCTTTGATCCGGGGTGGTCAGCCCAGTCAGGCTGTGCAGGCGGTTGTTGATCAGGGGTATGGTGCATCCTTGCGGGTGCGGTCAACGAACGACTCGTTTGTGATCCGAGTACATACACAGCCTGAACCCGGGAATCTGGAACAGATCCGTGAGATTCTCCTTGCTCAGGATCCGAATGCCGATATGACGGTTGAAGATCAGCTCTTGAAGATTACCACCAGTCAGCATCCGGCTGACATCCTGTTGCGCATAGCTGATATCGGTCTTGAGGTGAGTTTAGAGGAAACCTTTGTTGATCCGAGCCTGCAGCAGGCTGAAGAAACCCGACAGGAAATACGCCTTGCCTGGCGCAGGGCCATTCTGGCGGGCGTGGTGGGCACTGCTGTCATGGTTGGGCATATGTCCGGGTTGTTTCCGCATCCGGAAGATGGACAGTTGTTCTGGGCAGGCGCCGCGTTGCTCTGTCTTCTGACCATGATGTACAGCGGCCGTAATTATTTTATTGGTGCCTGGAAACAGGCGAAGCATGGTGCTGCCAATATGGATACCCTGGTGGCCCTGGGTACAGGAGCTGCCTGGGTTTCCTCCCTGGTGGTTATTGTTGATCCAGAGTTTATTCCCGGTGCCGGAGACAATCTTTTTCTTGATGCATCGGTGATGATTCTTGCCTTTTTGCAGTTGGGACGGGCCCTTGAAACAAGGGCCAAGCGAACAACGAGTGAGGCAATCGGTGCGTTGGTCGGTCTCAGGGCACGGACAGCCCTGGTTGTGCGCACAGCCGGTCAGGTGGAGATACCTGTGTCGCTGTTGCGCATCGGTGACCGCTTACGTGTTAAACCAGGGGAGAAAGTACCTATTGATGGCGAGATTATTGACGGTCGAACCACCATTGATGAGTCCATGCTCACCGGCGAACCCTTGGCTGTGTCCCGGGCTGTTGGCGACACTGTAACAGGCGGCACGATCAATCGATCCGGCTCTTTTATTTTAGAGGTGACCCGGTTGGGTGAGGATACCACCCTGGCCCGTATCATCCGTATGGTTAAAACAGCCCAGATGAGCAAACCGCCCATCGGTCGACTGGTGGATCGTATTGCCGGGATCTTTGTGCCGATAGTCATAACCATCAGCCTGATCACCCTGCTGGCGTGGTTGGGTCTTGCCTCGGATCTGCCGCTGGCACACGGGATCACCGCGGCCATTGCCGTTCTTGTCATTGCCTGCCCCTGCGCCCTTGGTCTGGCAACACCGATAGCCATCATGGTCGGCACCAGCCGGGCTGCGCAGTCTAATGTCCTGATCCGCAACAGTGATGCTCTGCAGACCGCGGCAGCCCTGACGCATGTGGTGGTGGACAAGACCGGCACCCTGACCGAGGGTCGTCCGGCTGTCACCAGTGTCTATCCGGGTGCAGGATATACCGAGCGAGAGGTCCTGCTTTGGGCGGCGAGCCTGGAGGTCGGTTCTGAGCACCCGCTTGCTGAGGCGGTGTTGACTGCCCAGTCAGAACAAGGAGGTGCCTTGGCTCAGGTCGATGCATTTAAAGCTGTCACCGGCAGGGGTGTGAGTGCCGAACACAACGACGTCACCTACCTCTTGGGCAGTTATAAGTTTCTTAAGGAAGAGGGGGTTGTCCTGCCGGCGGATTTGCTTGACAGGGCCAGGCACGAAGCCGACCAGGGAGGGACGCCGATCTGGCTGGGAAAAGGTGTGGAGGTCATGGGACTTCTTATCCTTAAAGATCCGCTGCGGCAGGACTCTGCGGCTTCGATTAAACGGTTGCAGAGCATGGGGATCGAGGTTGTGATGTGCAGCGGTGACAACCGGGCAACCGCCGAGGCTGTGGCAAAGGAGGTCGGAATCAGCCAGGTGCACAGTGAAATTCTGCCTGAGGAAAAATTACAGGTCATTCGTACACTGCAGGAACAAGGTGGAAAGGTCGGTATGGTCGGTGACGGTGTGAATGACGCTCCGGCTCTGGCCCAGGCTGACACGGGTTTTGCCATTGGCAGCGGCACAGATGTGGCTATTGAGAATGCAGACATCACCCTTGCCGGTGATTCACTCTTGCTGGTGGCTGACGCCATCACTATTTCAGAGGCCACTCTGCGCAATATTAAACAGAACCTGTTTGGAGCCTTTATCTACAATGTAATTGGTATTCCCCTGGCAGCCGGTGTCTTTTATCCCTTTACCGGATGGTTGCTTGATCCGATGTTCGCCAGTGCGGCCATGGCACTTTCTTCGGTAACCGTGGTCACGAACGCCAATCGGCTACGATTTTTTCAACCCAGGGGCGAGGCAGGTGTAACGAGCTGA